A window of the Salvelinus sp. IW2-2015 linkage group LG3, ASM291031v2, whole genome shotgun sequence genome harbors these coding sequences:
- the slc38a2 gene encoding sodium-coupled neutral amino acid symporter 2, producing MKQATAKTEMSRFNISPDEDSSVSSNSHEYSSCPTKKVPIDSQYPDMDAESQNFLPDYHLDKKKYETDYHPGTASFGMSVFNLGNAIMGSGILGLSYAMANTGIALFVILLVAVSIFSLYSVHLLLKTANEGGSLVYEQLGYKAFGMPGKLAASISITMQNIGAMSSYLYIVKYELPIVIQAFVGANNGEWYANGDYLVILVSVVIILPLSLLRNLGYLGYTSGFSLLCMVFFLIVVIYKKFQIPCPYIPNMDVILNETVSKVLNNTVGFLNTTAIVYNEDVCTPKYFVFNSQTVYAVPILTFAFVCHPAVLPMYEELKDRSRRKMQGVANVSFLAMFIMYLLAALFGYLTFNVHVEPELLHTYSKVYKSDVILLIVRLAVLTAVTLTVPVVLFPIRTSVNQLLCASKEFSWIRHTIITMVLLASTNCLVIFVPXIRDILGFXGASAAAMLIFILPSAFYIKLVKKEPMKSVQKIGASIFLCSGFFVMIGSLTLITLDWISNASQAADGH from the exons ATGAAACAGGCCACTGCAAAGACAGAGATGAGCCGCTTCAACATTTCTCCGGATGAGGATAGCAGTGTCAGTTCCAATAGTCATGAATACAGCTCCTGTCCAACCAAGAAGGTTCCTATTGACAG TCAATATCCCGATATGGATGCGGAGAGTCAAAACTTCCTTCCAGACTACCACCTGGACAAGAAGAAGTATGAAACGGATTAT CATCCAGGCACCGCCTCTTTTGGGATGTCAGTCTTCAACCTGGGCAACGCTATTATGGGCAGTGGCATCCTTGGTCTTTCCTATGCCATGGCCAACACTGGCATTGCACTCTTTGT aATTCTCCTGGTGGCTGTGTCCATCTTCTCCCTGTACTCTGTGCACTTGCTCCTAAAGACAGCCAATGAAGGAGGGTCGCTGGTCTATGAACAGCTGGGTTACAAGGCCTTCGGGATGCCCGGTAAACTGGCTGCATCCATCTCCATCACCATGCAGAACATCGGAG CCATGTCCAGCTACCTCTACATTGTGAAGTACGAGCTGCCGATCGTTATCCAAGCCTTCGTGGGAGCTAACAACGG AGAGTGGTATGCGAACGGGGACTATCTTGTGATCTTGGTGTCAGTTGTCATCATCCTGCCACTCTCACTTCTCAGGAACCTTG GTTACCTTGGTTACACAAGTGGTTTCTCCCTGCTTTGCATGGTGTTCTTCCTGATTGTG GTGATCTATAAGAAGTTCCAGATCCCGTGCCCTTACATTCCTAACATGGACGTGATACTGAACGAGACGGTTAGCAAGGTCCTGAACAACACGGTGGGCTTCCTCAACACCACCGCCATCGTCTACAACGAGGACGTGTGCACACCCAAATACTTTGTCTTCAACTCTCAG ACTGTGTATGCTGTTCCTATCCTGACGTTCGCCTTTGTCTGCCACCCCGCCGTCCTGCCCATGTACGAGGAGCTTAAAGA TCGTTCCCGTAGAAAGATGCAGGGCGTGGCCAACGTGTCTTTCCTGGCCATGTTCATCATGTACCTGCTGGCTGCTCTCTTCGGATATCTGACCTTCAACG TGCATGTGGAGCCCGAACTTCTGCACACCTACTCCAAGGTCTACAAGTCTGACGTGATCCTACTCATCGTTCGTCTGGCCGTGCTGACAGCTGTCACCCTGACTGTCCCTGTGGTGCTGTTTCCC ATCCGCACGTCGGTCAACCAGCTGCTGTGTGCCTCCAAGGAGTTCAGCTGGATCCGCCACACCATCATCACCATGGTTCTGCTGGCCAGCACAAACTGTCTGGTCATCTTCGTRCCCWCCATCAGAGACATCTTRGGCTTCATRG GTGCATCTGCGGCAGCCATGTTGATCTTCATCCTGCCCTCGGCCTTCTATATCAAACTGGTCAAGAAGGAGCCCATGAAGTCTGTGCAGAAAATTGGG GCATCCATCTTCCTGTGCAGTGGTTTCTTCGTCATGATCGGCAGCTTGACCCTCATCACCCTTGACTGGATCAGCAACGCCTCACAAGCCGCCGACGGACACTAG